In a single window of the Candidatus Celerinatantimonas neptuna genome:
- the thlA_3 gene encoding Acetyl-CoA acetyltransferase, which yields MSSNEVYIVAAKRTPIGSLLGQFRDIPAPTLGATAIKAAINESGVDVKKIDEVIMGCVLTAGVGQAPARQAMMQADIPLSTGATTVNKVCGSGMKALILAHDTIVAGSAEIVTAGGMESMSNAPHLLKARSGIRLGNATTYDHLTRDGIDNADGRSLGLFSEDCATKYGFTRAQQDEYAIESVRRSRHAQETGTYSGEITAVSVEQHHQTISIDTDELPQRADITKIPQLPPSFKPDGTITAASASGFSDGAAALMLMSKETLENTGAKPIARIIGHSTFSQEPEWFTTAPTGAIQKLLDKTGWTISSVDLFEINEALAVVPLSSMHDLDIPMDKLNVNGGACSLGHPIGASGARIVVTLINALRTRGLKRGIASLCIGGGEATAIAIEYLG from the coding sequence ATGTCATCAAATGAAGTGTATATAGTTGCAGCAAAAAGAACTCCAATTGGATCTTTGCTAGGTCAATTTCGCGATATTCCAGCGCCTACCTTAGGAGCCACAGCCATCAAAGCAGCTATCAATGAAAGTGGTGTTGATGTCAAAAAAATCGACGAAGTCATCATGGGATGCGTACTCACCGCAGGGGTTGGTCAGGCTCCTGCCCGCCAGGCTATGATGCAGGCAGACATTCCTCTGTCTACCGGGGCGACAACCGTCAATAAAGTCTGTGGCTCAGGAATGAAAGCTCTGATCTTAGCTCATGACACCATTGTAGCCGGCTCTGCAGAAATTGTTACTGCTGGAGGTATGGAATCAATGAGTAATGCGCCTCACTTATTAAAAGCGAGAAGCGGCATTCGCCTAGGTAATGCCACCACCTATGATCATCTGACCCGAGATGGAATCGATAATGCCGATGGCCGCTCTTTAGGCCTGTTTTCTGAAGATTGTGCCACTAAATATGGATTCACCCGGGCGCAACAAGACGAATATGCCATTGAATCTGTACGCCGTTCCCGACATGCACAGGAAACAGGGACATATAGTGGTGAAATAACAGCAGTCAGTGTAGAACAACATCATCAGACCATTAGCATTGATACTGATGAATTACCACAGCGAGCTGACATTACAAAAATTCCTCAACTGCCACCATCATTTAAACCCGATGGAACCATTACAGCAGCCAGCGCATCAGGTTTTAGTGACGGAGCGGCCGCTTTAATGCTGATGTCTAAAGAAACTCTGGAAAACACCGGAGCCAAGCCAATTGCCCGGATTATCGGCCATTCAACATTCTCACAAGAACCAGAATGGTTTACAACTGCCCCCACTGGTGCTATTCAAAAATTACTCGACAAAACAGGATGGACAATCTCATCAGTTGATCTATTTGAAATTAACGAAGCTCTGGCCGTAGTGCCTCTTTCATCGATGCACGACCTTGATATTCCAATGGACAAACTCAATGTAAATGGCGGAGCATGCTCTTTAGGACATCCAATCGGAGCATCAGGTGCACGAATAGTTGTCACATTAATTAATGCTCTGCGAACCCGGGGATTAAAACGAGGTATCGCATCTTTATGCATTGGCGGAGGCGAAGCTACAGCCATCGCAATTGAATATCTCGGATAA
- the kynB gene encoding Kynurenine formamidase, translating to MTKFIDLSVSIENDVMADPPGLGPKINYLDHQTMASQMASIFPGITPDDFPNSEGWAVEEISLTTHAGTHMDAPYHYASTMNHGEPAATIDQIPLDWCFRPGVKLDFRHFPDGHVVTSDEVEQELKRINHTLQPLDIVLVNTCAGAAYGSESFVSKGCGMGREATLYLLERGVRITGIDSWSWDVPFKYMAEQYQKEGDASVIWQGHRVGMDIGYCHMEKLHNLESLPSSGFMVACFPVKIHAASAGWTRAVAIVK from the coding sequence ATGACTAAATTTATCGATCTATCCGTCAGCATTGAGAATGATGTCATGGCCGATCCCCCAGGTTTAGGACCAAAAATTAATTATCTGGATCATCAGACCATGGCTTCGCAGATGGCCAGTATCTTCCCGGGCATTACTCCTGATGATTTTCCAAATTCAGAAGGATGGGCTGTAGAGGAAATATCACTAACCACCCATGCCGGTACCCATATGGATGCCCCTTATCACTATGCCTCAACAATGAATCATGGCGAACCGGCCGCAACAATTGATCAAATTCCTCTGGATTGGTGTTTTCGCCCGGGAGTGAAACTCGATTTTCGGCATTTCCCTGATGGGCATGTCGTCACATCGGATGAAGTAGAGCAAGAATTAAAGCGAATTAACCACACGCTTCAACCGTTAGACATTGTTCTAGTAAACACCTGCGCAGGCGCAGCTTACGGAAGCGAATCGTTTGTATCTAAAGGATGTGGAATGGGCCGAGAAGCTACTTTATATCTGCTCGAAAGAGGTGTACGGATTACAGGCATCGATAGCTGGAGCTGGGACGTCCCATTCAAATATATGGCAGAACAATATCAAAAAGAAGGTGATGCCAGCGTTATCTGGCAAGGACACAGAGTCGGGATGGATATCGGTTATTGCCATATGGAAAAACTTCATAACCTGGAATCACTACCTTCCAGTGGATTTATGGTGGCCTGCTTCCCTGTGAAAATTCATGCGGCTTCAGCCGGCTGGACCAGAGCAGTAGCCATCGTCAAATAA
- the recA gene encoding Protein RecA — protein MDQNKQKALAAALGQIEKQFGKGSIMRLGDGAAAMMDIESVSTGSLGLDVALGIGGLPFGRVVEIYGPESSGKTTLTLSVIAEAQKQGKTCAFIDAEHALDPVYARKLGVNVDDLLVSQPDTGEQALEICDMLVRSGAINVVIIDSVAALTPKAEIEGDMGDSHVGLQARLMSQALRKLTGNIKQSNCLVIFINQIRMKIGVMFGNPETTTGGNALKFYSSVRLDIRRIGAVKDGDEVVGNETRVKVVKNKVSPPFRQAEFQIMYGTGINRLGELIDLGVKEKLIEKAGAWFSYNGTKIGQGKANACKYLAEHPQDMQTIETKLRDLLLGQPGVEPEPLKKSESLDDIEK, from the coding sequence ATGGACCAGAATAAACAAAAGGCACTGGCGGCTGCGTTAGGCCAGATTGAAAAACAATTTGGTAAAGGTTCTATCATGCGGTTGGGGGATGGAGCAGCAGCAATGATGGATATTGAATCAGTCTCGACTGGTTCACTTGGGCTTGATGTTGCGCTTGGCATTGGTGGTTTGCCGTTCGGACGGGTTGTTGAAATTTATGGTCCAGAATCATCAGGTAAAACAACGCTGACCCTTTCTGTGATTGCCGAGGCGCAAAAACAAGGTAAAACGTGTGCTTTTATCGATGCTGAACATGCACTTGACCCGGTTTATGCCCGTAAATTAGGTGTCAATGTTGATGATTTGCTGGTTTCTCAACCGGATACTGGTGAACAGGCATTAGAAATTTGTGACATGTTAGTTCGCTCAGGAGCTATTAATGTTGTGATTATTGATTCTGTTGCAGCTTTGACACCTAAAGCTGAAATTGAAGGTGATATGGGCGATAGCCATGTTGGGTTACAAGCCCGGTTAATGTCTCAGGCATTGCGTAAGCTGACTGGTAACATTAAACAATCAAATTGTCTGGTCATCTTTATTAACCAAATTCGAATGAAAATTGGTGTGATGTTCGGAAATCCTGAAACGACTACCGGTGGTAATGCCCTGAAATTTTACTCGTCAGTACGGTTGGATATCCGACGCATTGGCGCTGTGAAAGATGGCGATGAAGTGGTTGGTAACGAAACCAGGGTTAAAGTGGTTAAGAACAAAGTTTCTCCACCATTTCGTCAGGCTGAGTTTCAAATTATGTATGGTACAGGTATTAACCGGCTGGGTGAACTGATTGATTTGGGTGTCAAAGAAAAATTAATTGAAAAAGCAGGGGCTTGGTTTAGTTACAACGGTACAAAAATTGGTCAGGGTAAGGCGAATGCGTGTAAATACCTTGCTGAGCATCCTCAAGATATGCAAACCATTGAAACCAAGCTTCGTGATTTGTTATTAGGGCAGCCCGGTGTAGAGCCTGAACCATTAAAAAAATCGGAATCTTTAGATGATATTGAAAAATAG